TTGCCCGGGTGCTGCGGCGGATTCCCCGTAAGCTTCCCCACAACGTAGTCAGCAACTGGAAGAACTATGCACATTAAttgttttcctcaataaatcatCAAAACGCATCTCATTGATGGtgtggtccttgctagtgaaacaaaagttatgtttacattcactcaccaaaaaacactgtgtgtatcactgaggtctaacaaacatattgtacacaatacaaacaacatgGGGACCCCCTTTTataaacattgctccatagcgcTACTAGTGGTCAGAAACTTCACAGGCtgcctttaaaaatataattgttgttgttgttatgtgaTAAGTAGTATTAAGACATAACACAATATTTATGAtatctaatttattttcttcaatCTGTTACTCACAATTCATTTGTTTCCATTccgtgtttgtttttatttaatgacagCAAACTACAGTTTATTAGAACCTGTGACTTATTTTCATAGAAATGACAACACTGTACTAACCAAAGTAATTGAGAACTCGGAACACATTGCTTAAAATGGTCCAACGTGATAACTGGTGCAACAATTACAGAGTTTAATCTGTGCTAAATAGAGTTCCACAGTCTCAAAATGCAACCAAAGAGAACAGGAAGTCCCTGAAAAAAATAACGGCTCTGTGTCCACATCACATTCTATTAACTCTCATGATATTCATTCTTTGAAATGGAAAGAGGGGAAGGCTTCGTTGGCTACTTTACTTTTCTCAGAAGATAGACTGAGAACTCTTCTTCTTACCTCACATGACCCTGTGCTGTGATACTAcgaaatatactgtattactgCTGTATGTATAAGAGGCTTTACAAAGGcaaatggaaaaatacagatactgtatatatttatataaatccAAAAACATTTAGTGAAGTCATGGATGCATAATTTAGTTATGCTTCATCTTATTGGTCCATAATACTCGATTTCCTagtaaatatattcaaatgaaGAATTAATGTTTACTTGGGTGTGAATCGAACTTTTATTTCTCAGTAATTCATCTGGAAATCAACAACTgcttttaaacaacaaaaaaattacaGTCTGAGAACATGGCGTCTCCTTTCCCTGTGAGGAAATAacagacctgtaaaataaaatgttgcccATAATTTTATCAGATTTGGTAATGCAGTcacagaaatgatgatgaatatgtGTCCATTATCATTAAGCAGAAATAGAAACACTGTGTGTATTACTGGATGTTTAATCTGTCCCTGCATGCTATATCTGTTATTGTTGGAGATAGTGTAATTATCACCAGAAAATACAGTAGTTTAGGTGAACATTTTCAGGACTGTGTGAGTTAgatgattaaaataattttcaatgatttatttatttattcagtgtctGTTTTGAGTTGCTGTTTGATCTTTTGTTGTTCAGgtcttttactttaaaaaaaaaaaacttttatggGTCCTTCTTGGTCTCAGGAAGTATGTTTTTTAAAGGGGCCCCAAAAAactttcttgtaaacaaacaaaagttatgtttacattcactcaccaaaaaacactgtgtgtatCATTGAGGTCTAACAAACTTATTGTACACAATATAAACAACATGGGGACccccttttaaaaacattgctccatagtgcTGTTAGTAGTCAGAAACTTCACAGGCTGCCTTTAAAGACATAATTGtagttgttgttacatgataaATAGTGTAAAGACATAACATAATATTTATGGTATctaatttattttgttcaatCTGTTACTCACAATTCATTTGTTTCCATtctgtgtttggttttatttaatgacagctttttaaaggaaaactacaaTTTATTAAAACCTGTGACTTATTTTCGTAGCAATGACAACACTGTACCAACCAAAGTAATTGAGATCTCGGAACACCACAACATTGCTGAAAATGGTCTAACGTGATAACTAGTGCAACAATTACAGAGTTTAATGTGTGCTAAATAGAGTCCCACAGTCTCAAAATGCAACCAAAGAGAACAGGAAGTCCCTGAAAAAGTAAAGGCTCTGTGTCCACATCACATTCTGTTAACTCTCATGATATTCATTCTTGGAAAGAGGGGAAGGCTTCATTGGCTACTTTAATTTTCTCAGAGAACTCTTCTAACCTCACATGACCCTGTGCTGTGATACTAcgaaatatactgtattactgCTGTATGTATAAGAGGCTTTACATAGTGATTAAAGCAGACAGGCAAATGGAAAAATagagatactgtatatatttatataaatccAAAAACATTTAGTGAAGTCACGTATGTATAATTTGGTTATGCTTTATCTTATTGGTCCATAATACTTAATAATTTCCttgtaaatatattcaaataaaggACAAATGTTTACTTAAGTGTAAATCGAACTTTTATTTCTCAGTAATTCCTCTGGAAATCAACAACTgcttttaaacaacaaaaaattacaGTCTCAGAACATGGTGTCCCTTTCCCTGTAATCAGACCAAATTACATGGCTTTTTTCTATGAAACTTCCAAGAAATTAAGGAAATAacagacctgtaaaataaaatgttgcccATAATTTTATCAGATTTGGTAATGCAGTCACAGAAATGACGATGAATATGTGTGTATTACTGGTTGTCTAATCTGTCCCTGCATGCTGTATCTTTTATTGTTGGAGATATTGTAATTATCACCAGAAAGTAGAGTAATTTCGGTGAACTTTTTCAAGACTATGTGAAtgacttatttatttactcagtGTCTGTTTTGAGCTGCTGCTTGGTCTTTTGTTGTTCAGgtcttttactttttaaaaaaacttttatggGTCCTTCTTGGTCTCAGGAAGTATTGTTCTTAAAGCGGTCCTGTGGAACtttcttttaaacaaacaaaagttatgtttacattcactcaccaaaaaacactgtgtgtatCATTGGGGTCTAACAAACGTGTTTTACGCAATACAAACAACATGGGGACCCCCTTCTAAAAACATTGCTCTACAGCGCTACTAGTGGTCAGAAACTTCACAGGCtgcctttaaaaatataattgttgttgttattatgtgaTAAGTAGTATTAAGACATAACACAATGTTTATGGTAACTAATGTATTTTCGTCAGTCTTTTGCTCACAATTAATTTGTTTCCATTCtgtatttggttttatttaatgacagctttttaaaggaaaactacagtttatTAGAACCTGCATTTTATTTTCGTAGCCATGATAACACTGTACTTACCAAAGTAACTGAGATCTCACAGAGCcacaacatttcttaaaatgGTCCAATGTGATAACTGGTGCAAGAATTATTGAGTTTAATGTGTGCTAAATAAATTCCCACAGTCTCAAAATGCAACCAAAGAGAACAGGAAGTCCCTGAAAAGATTTCTATTATTCTTTGAAAAAAGGGTAAGGTTTCATTAGCTACTTTCATTTCCTCGGAAGATAGACTGAGAACTCTTCATCTTACCTCACATGACCCTGTGCTATGACATtatgaaatatactgtatcacTGCTGTATGTATAAGAGGCTTTACAGAGTGATTAAAGCAGACAGGCAAATGGAAAAGTATCAAAGATATTGTAATTATCACCAAATAAAAGTTGCATAGTTTAAACTTCAATGTCAATCTCTTTTCCAAGTCAGTAGTGAATGAAGTGATTTCAGTAAATGACACAAGTTCCTGTTGGGAGGGAGGGTACTAAATAAAAAGGATCTAACCACAGCCATTTTCTTAAGTCCTGCGTCGACACTGACAGAGTTAAGCCTGACAACTGGATCTTGCAGCCGTCCTTCAGAGGTCTTCATTCCAGGTGAGAATAGGTAATTGAAATAGCATACTAAGGGGGATAAAATCTGCCTTCACCCTGACCTCTTCTGTAAAACCTTTTGTGGCTGTATATATCACACCATTTCCTCCGTTGCTATTTAGAAAGAACAGTCAGTATTTGTGTGACCAGATAATACAAATCCTCTCCTTcaggaaaaagtaaaaatgcacaaataagACTGCTTATTAAGTTATTACCATGTTCAATAACAACATTCTTTAATATCCAACGCCAATGTTTttgaaattcttcttttttttttttttttttttataatatctGTGCATGACAGTTACAGTATGATTAAGGTTAGAGAAATATTGCGCTTATGGCAAATATAGTTAGGCAACTAACACTTGGTTAAGGGCAAGGAAGTTAAATTTATATGGTTTTGTTTTCCAGATTATGTTCACATGAAAGAAACATAATCTTTAATTGGATTATTCTCAcaggtaatgttttttttaatgaataaagtggtacatttactgtatgtacaccACTGAAGTTGTAAGGAGGTGGTCGAACATTTTCTGTATTCAACCAATGCACTGTTTTCTCCCAACCTTAACAAGTGCAGTGAGTGCTTTAACATGaccataaaaaatgttttaacaatgcTGTAGTTAGTTGCTACAAGTGTATAATATTGCAAGAGCAGATTTTGTAgggaaaatatacatttactgATATGTTCACTATCGACATTTTTCAACTTCCCAGATACGTTACTTAACAAGATTTCCTCATTATATtgataaaaatatgtaatttggGAGGCATTGTCTTCCATGACATATTTGTATGAAGTCCATTTATCATTTACAATTACAGTCAGCCAACACATCACGTGAAAGATACCAGGTAATATGACAGTTGGTAaagtatatttgtattttgagGGTGATAGGTAAAACTTACACCAGTTACTTTTGCTATATAGTGGTTGTATAAATTTAGGGACCTGAAACCTCGAGTGAACTGATCACTAaagctgtttctgtgttgtatttAGAGTGAGCTACAAGGAGccacagtgtgtttgtctgctgtcatCTGATCACATCTGATCATCACACAGTATCTAACCCATCAGGTAAGAATGTTGTTCTGACAGAGCGCCACAGAAAAGCTAGTTACATTTAGCAGAAGTGACAACATCAATCTGTTGACAAGAAACCTGCAGAATGTTTGTCTAGTTAAGTTAACATGGCAAATAATTCAGTATTGGTTAATTTTGgttgacatttaatttaataagcTATAAAAACGACAAGACCATGATTTTAAGCTCAGCCAAGTCCaatgtttgttgtgctgttacTACTTGCACACAGTGTGACATAGATTTGAACTCTGCCTCATTAATTTTTTGGAACTTTGATGAAGTAgtaaaatcttttaaaacaaatctacctgatgtttttttttgagtagTAATTTTGTTTGATATTCTTATTTGTTAGACAAGCTTTCTTGAATGTGGCATTGACTGCAGCCTTCAATTGTACATCCTGCAAAACCAGAGCTTGGTTTATAAATATCTATATAgctatatctatctatctatctatctatctatctatctatctatctatctatctatctatctatctatacagACATGGTTGaaattattgcattttattaaaattatgcaCCATTCACTGACTAATCACATCAGTAAACAAATCTCTTGGCCCCATGGAAAAAAATAcctgtaaaaacatttgtatgTTTGGTTGCATGTGTGAAGGGACTGAGAGTGATGAaagattttgatcattttgataTACAATTTGCTTGGAAGGAGAGTTCCTGCAGAAACAGGTTTTGCCATCAACTGTATAAGTAGGTGACTTTCATGCCTGACAGTTAGAGCTTGCAGTCGTTCTTCAGAGGTGATCATTCCAGTTAAgaatggtaataataataataatatatttaatttgtatgaCACTTTATATTCATAGTGAAagtcaaagtgctacagtattgataacatagaaaacacaacataaagaaaatagtaataagaggTAAGATGAAAAGGctttcctgaatagaaaggttttaaggccttttttaaaaaaaagaaaagagtctacggtctgtgctgccctccgATTGTTAGGAAAGCTGTTGCACAAGAGTGGTGCAGCAGAGAAGAAAGCTCGAtcccccatggtgcagagcttagtactGGAGGCCTGGAGGAGCAAACTGTTGGCAGATCTGTGGGTGCAGACAGAGGTTTGTGGTGTGATCAattcctgtaggtagggaggcaCATGTCTGTTGATGGATTTGTTTGTGAGTAGCAATTTAGTAAtcaatcctgaaggagacagggagccagtacaatgaaaacaaaattggtgttatatatttgtgtttttgcagtctCTTCAGGCAGGTGGGTCCATATACTTAAAGATGACTTCTTCCCATGAGTTACTACTTCTATCTACTTGCAACATAATGTTTCATTTGCTATTCTCACTGTGCTGGTGCTTGCAAAATTCCAGATTAGTGTAATTGTTCATATTGCCAAaggattttaaatatttcatattgtGATACTTTAGGTGAGATATAAGAACACAGATTTACCTCACAGTTTTAGAGATTTACCTCACAATTTCATAATTACCCAACAAGACAGATAAGAATCTTCATCTCCCTCTgtaaaaaacatcacatgatcAGTTTTCTATCAAATATCATGGAGTTTTCGTGGGgaatgaaaacatacttttaatgGATTCCTTTTTTCATTGTCTATGTACAAAGACTTGCTCTACTGTCAAAAACATTTGACTTGGAACAATAGTGATCATTCTTAGTAACTGTTTTTTATACTCGATACGGCAATACTCCTGattctctgtatttttaaaagtataatTCTACTATTTTTGAACACTAATGTTTAAAACGTATCAATgagtttgtatatttgtattttaccTTTTGTATGTCTTTTGGGTGTGGTTTTCATATAAGCCATTACAGGTTTCTACCACACCTTCACATgtactttttatatttccttcatgtgttttgtctttatgtgtgcgaaacaaataaaacaaaacaaatagatcCTAAGTAGGGTAGCCTTCAGTTTGCGGCCCATGATTGTCTCAGTTTTACATGTAAGCCTGTATAATATTATTAACTTGATTAGCAAAACAGCTTCCCCCCACTTGGGGGcagtatatatatttgttatgccaacaaatgcaaaacatgacaaaacatgacaatGCATGACAATGCATGACAAATTATGGATTGTTTTGTGACTAAACAAAagcagccagagagagaaagaccaACTACTGTACAGGTTGAattgaaacagaaagaaaaacatcacaatatGACATAATGACATATAATTattttgagtgacagatgccgTGAAGCAGCCgaagtaattatgacccagagcaGTGGCGCAGTGGAGATGACatcagattagaaaatgctgctatgtgtcgttctggagtgcaagTTTAAACAAcgtatttggttgtttaaatTAAGAGATTTTTTGATTGAATTATTGTGAAACGCAAGATGAAAATGTGGTGGAAGAGAAGggacaaacaaatgaatgtgaGGGAGAACAGGTTAGCAAAGGGAGAAAGTTTCACAACATAGAAAATAAGCACTGAAAGTTTCAGGAAAAATGGACAGATGAGCTTTTCTTCACCGATAACAACTCAGATCCACTGTGCTGACTATGCCAGCAGACATGCTCTGTTTTAAAACGGTGTAATTTGgaacagcatttaaaaaaaacattgtacaaGCATCAGTGACAAATTTCCACCTGGCTAAGACCTGAGAAGGAATAAGAACTCACAAAATACCATAGCGGAAGTTATAGCAGGAACAGCAGCTGGAATTATTGGGGAGGCAACAGCGGTCGGTGCTGCAGTTGGTGAAGCTTCTCCCACACATCGCCAGTGCACCATTGACATTAAGAATGAATGCAAATTCAGCCTTTGTAATCCCAggtattttgcacattttttcacacatctatgttaaaataaatagtCAACAAATATCTTCAATTCATAAGGATTGTTCTACTGTTTCTATAACTAGGATGTACATTGAGAGTGGAGGCTGTGCCATACCTCTGTCACCTTTCATTGCCCCTTCCAAATGTGATGTCGTGGAGTTCAGCAAGACTCCTAACACAGCATGTGGATCTGTTGGTGTCTTCACTTATGATCTCCTGGAGAAGGATACAGACCAGCCCACTGAGAAAATAGCTGTCATGTTCTCTGTGCCCTTTGATTTTAATGTGTACTCAGTCTGGTACGCAGTGGGAATCTTTGAAAAGAACAAAGAGTGTGATAATGACCTTTTTAATGACATGTATTATAACACCAGCCCATCATTTGTCAGGGGTAAAGCGAACAGCCCAGCTCTCATTCAGGAGGATGATCGTGTTAAAGTCATGGCAACAATGTCAGACTCCTACCAACCTGTCATGAAGGTGCAAGTCATGAACTGCGtgactaaaatgtaaaatgtcaatcaatTACTAAATGACTCACTTGTGTATTTTACCACAATTCTGTTGTCATTTTACAAATTTATACAGATGGTTTTGGTGTAATCACATGGGCTGTCAGAGTAATACACTGAtctggaaaaatgaaaacattgttcCAATGCATTCAAAAGGGGGGTTGCATCTATACTAATATATATTGAAATACAGCATTTTGAATGCCTCTCCTCCTTAGCCccaaaaataaagaaagcagATAATATTGATATCATTCTGGATGGAAAACTCTATGTGAAATTTggctcaaaaacaacaacaaaagttcACAATTTGCAGTCAACACCACAGATGAGAACAGGCAATAATAAGGGTCTAAAGTAGGGTCTCAACATAAGTTATGCTATATGTGTTTTTTGGCTGTGTTATATCATTGAAAGGTTACTGACAGTTCCAAACCGATATGTATAAAATCTGTAACACCAAATAAATCTGTAAATTCTATCtccttgtatgtgtgtttataaaataaaatagaaaatgtaatgtaataatataatcaaACTAAACCTATTAATCATAGTCCaaatatttattaaagaaaaGCTTAGTGTTAGGCATGTTTCAATAAGGGATTCTGATATGTACAAAGATGTCTCAGGACAGGCATATATTGAGAAAGAGATACTGAAGCATCATATGAAATTTTCAGTTGATTTCACTGAATACTTCAAATGAAATTGCTGAAGTATTTAAACAAACACTTTTGCAAAAGCTTTCCCCTTGTTTTTTATTACAGCAACAAGCAAAAATAATGTAGTTTTGAATACATGTCCATACAAAACAATTCCATATTTTGGGATATTAGTCAAATCTAACTGCCCAGCTGTACAGTGGTTACCTGTTTCTCTCACAGCAAGAACATCCTGGGTTTAAATTCAGTGGCTGGAAGGATGAATACAtatctaattaattaatttaaggaACATTATTCTATACCCATACACCATATATGCATTTATATTCAACTATGTATATATCTGTAAAGATAtatggacatacagtacataaactgcaatttttgcaatgtttttaatatgtgtgtcatgtatgtacatgtatgtaacTTGGTTGGATATTGTGAGAAACAGGCATCGAGGTTCAGctgtttaactttttaaaaataaatgttttcaaaacTATTGTCACTGCCACAATTTATACCTTTTATACACAATTTATGTATCAAAATGAAGATCAAAGACAAGAGCTTCAAAGTGAAGTAAGGCAACCACTTCATTTACATCAATGTTATTGAACTCAATGCTATTAacaatttacagaaatatttcataaaatCATGTTCAAAATAGGCTGTTGTTACCCACAGTGTAAAGTGGGTAACAACAGTCttaatatatatgtgtgtatatatatatatatatatatatatatatatatatatatatatatatatatatatatatatatatatatatatacacacacacacacatatatatacatgacatgacatacaTGACATTACGACATTACAAATGAATGCTCTGACTATACCCTGTGTAAGCCCAGGTAACagcaatttttatttttatcccttacatcaaaataagttttttttccaaaacattcattcatattttccTACACTCTAGTGTATACATTGACAGTGGCTGCTACTACACACCTTTGCTGCCTCATATTGACTCATTTTCACCAGGGAGTGTGCTGTTTAATCCCAACATTCCTCGAGACGCTGTTGCTATCTTCACCTATGATCTCCTCAACTAATCTTTATATAATGACTTATAAAAGTATCATATCTatcattttaatgcattatCAGTGCTTTTCACTTATCAGgcaacgagaacccccgccaggccaaaaaagtattttttaatgccaaaaataatgccaaatatccattcattcagaaatcaatagcatttgggagcctctgtgcagcgctgttccaaaacgtgagttaacctctgtgttgttgcctgggaaactcttgggagtgtagctccttttaaggaatattGCAGTGCATAATATTAATATGTGTGCGTAGTGGGTGAGTGAGTAgttgagtgagagagcgagtggcagaaaagtgatgtgAATGTGAACGGAGCAGGTCAGTCTGATagtagatgtacagtacagactacagtgtgtaaGTTAagaaatgctgcagcttgtcaagaccaagaaaagtcacttctgttgtttccccaactgctggaaaagtgaagggggttagctccaaagttagcaacaatgggttagcctaacctgaagacactaaacagagaaatagaggacggagaaatgtctggctgcttaGTCTCCTGACTTTTACTCAGCGcacccccccgccccccgcCAACATAGGGGAAACACTAGTTACCCTAAGTGCATTAAAAGTTTTGCAAGTAAAAAGAGTAATTTAATACAAGTCACACATATGAGTGGATACATATTTCTCTTTGCACAGAATTATTTTTAATAGCATATGCGATTGAAACTGTCACACTGTGCAGCCTTGTTatgttattctattttataTCTTAATGAAATATATTCTAAAGTTTAATTATAATGAACCCTCTGGTTTCTTCAGGCCATTCAGACAGTAACATAGAGCAtctggtcaattttcaaaataaaacaccctgtgCAGACTCCCCATTGTatatcaataataaacacaattaaaacagacaaattaagCAACCATTTAACTACGTGGCCCACTTACCAATGgtacaaaaatcaaggaaaatgaccaaatcaacaaaatctgagcaagttaacaaaattggacagtttagttgccctgctactaCAGTAATCACAGTAGCCTAAAGACGCTCTttcagctttgactaggctgcaGTAATTCCTTTAGTAGtgcaactgaatttaaaaggtGCATGGCTTCCCTGTAGACAAAACGCTCTGCTTCTGAAACACTCCTGGTGGGATAGGACACCATGCAGAGGATGGAGCAAAACTGCGTCAGAGCTGAAATGtggcgcacacacactcagtagGATCCTGGCATTGAAGTAActtataatcacattttcatgCATTATGACAGTGATTGTTGATTTACcataaaattattataatgtattacaactatgagaattataatacactGTGATCCTtgcaaaaaatgtcagtgaatgACCTGCAATTATTAAGTATTGTGATTATATACCttatgtcattataaaatgctttataatgtgttatgattattgttataaagagatatgaatatttatgagtgcttaaaactataattatacagtgctttaagcagattataacacaatataggaatgtttataatgcattatggACATGGGCTTCATAGTAAGTGTTAGTATAAACATTTCTGAACTAAgtctctccccctttttttgtacacatacatttcaaataaatgcaCGTTTCTGGCCTTGTATATTTTATAGTACATAAACATTAGTATTTAAGCCCATTTCAAATATGCAGAAACTGCCTTAAGTGCTTTCCCAGGGCTACATCAGCAGCTTAGCATGTTGCACTCAGCCGAGCACCTAGGCTGCAATTAAGCCTAAGTGGTTAGCGGCTAAAAAGCTTAGCACCATCAGTTATATTCTCATCACGTCACACAAACATTATATCCTGACTGAATTTTGCTTCATCATACCTTTCAAGGTAAACTAacacatgattaaattattttggaACAAAACCTTAATGCTAACCAGCTAACCTGAAGTGGCTAACTCACCAGGATAACTCATTAATTTGGAGGGAAACGCCCGCTGGAGTcccaaagatgtttttttccactgcacAGTTTAgtagttttctctctctctggcaaaACGCCAGCTCTACTCGTCATTTATgtaaatcttacattaaaacgCCTTATTTTAATCTTTCCAAACTTACTTACTTTTGGCCACACACCTGTCAGAGTAGTATGACCTGCAGTAACTGAAGAACTAGACACTTCAGACACTTCAGCACTCTGTGCGCGGTTGCCTATGAAGTATCTACCGATAGCCTGTGTGAGGTGTTTAGGGAAGATCGGTAAATTGTAGTATTGTATTTTGTGGAAGgaatgatttttacattttgtttaactTGGTGgcattgatttattatttaagttGCTGTACTTTATTGAATAGTCATGTCATGAtaaatttaaagtatcacatcAACCAAGAATGTGTAAAGGACTTTGAAAACTACAATCTTTCctactgtgtatttatttttgcaggCTACAGTTCAGAAAATGTACAATGTTTGATGAAAGTGCATActgagttttcagttttttactCTGCATTCAGAAGAGCATTTAGCTCATGATGTTATTCAGAACAACTTAAAATGACTGCAACAATCTGGTTTAAATAATTAGTCTGACAATATTCCACACAAAGTTAGTGCAGAGCATCTCTGGACCAAACCAGAAAAATTGCCAGACATTCTCTAGATGGTAGATATCAGTCTTTCAGATGGTGTTCAGATCAGTCAAACAGTGAGTCTGTGATATTCAATATCTTGCTGTAATTTGTACTGTGtgcacaacattttcttttttgctcaGTATTGGATCAGACATCACCAAAATATCTGACAATACACCACACAGCAGAATGGTGTCTCAccaacattttgactgttgtaagtgttttaagtttaaactgacaaaaataccCCAGTCCAGcacatgtgatgtcattgcTTCAAGCTGTATGAAGGTGTGTGGAAACCATGTCTCCCCAGTGTCACAGTCAGAAAGTCATATTCTCTGGGGATCTAAAGGTCCAGGGTTTGAATCCCCAGGTGGCCAATTCAAACTTGCCACCATGTGGCAATTTATGCATGTGGCATCTTTTCAACTTCTTCTGAAGGTCATATTAAGTCGAAGATTGCCCTTTGTGCTTGGACCCCGCTCATTGCCGCTTGCGGCTATATTTATAAAACTATGTTTACTACATTTAAGATCAATAACTTGCCTGCAGTGTTATCAGCTAATCAAAGACATTTACAGCTATGAAACTATAGAGGCAAGTGAAGTATAGTAAACATTCACGATATCCAGTGATACAACTcagaatatgaatgaaaaggCTAAATTATATTTCCTTATAATGGAACCAAGTGGGAGTATAAATTAAAAAGCAAAGGTGCAAGGAATGACCCTTGTGgaatttttatttcagtgtattaAAACTACTTGAAATAACAGAAGCTTATCCTTCAAatatatgtcctttaactcccacataaatcaaatttcaaggactgcctttttt
The genomic region above belongs to Thunnus albacares chromosome 17, fThuAlb1.1, whole genome shotgun sequence and contains:
- the LOC122966809 gene encoding DELTA-stichotoxin-Hmg2b-like — encoded protein: MVQSLVLEAWRSKLLADLWVQTEVCGVINSYLRRNKNSQNTIAEVIAGTAAGIIGEATAVGAAVGEASPTHRQCTIDIKNECKFSLCNPRMYIESGGCAIPLSPFIAPSKCDVVEFSKTPNTACGSVGVFTYDLLEKDTDQPTEKIAVMFSVPFDFNVYSVWYAVGIFEKNKECDNDLFNDMYYNTSPSFVRGKANSPALIQEDDRVKVMATMSDSYQPVMKVQVMNCVTKM